The window tttgtttaaaataataacgaatttgttctttatgtttgatcaaaaattggtcaatttgatcgTTGGACGTCAAAACAGGTTACTTAAAataggatggagggagtattgtcTAGTTAGTGCCACATTTTGGACATTAATGCAATGATGGTACCAAGAGACTGTTAAATAACCTGAAGCAGCATGGTCTGTTGATGCCACAGATGTTTTCTTCCTCTTGTGTCGCACCCATGCAAGAAAACTGATAATTGCGGAGGCTAGCAGACCAGATGGAATTGTGGTACCAAGAATTACCGGAGTctttttgttcttcttttttccGGTTGAAGGGGAGTAGCCTTCTATTGTTGGGAATCCAGGGGTGCTCGGAGTGGTAGTGGTGGTGGCATCGTCACATTTCCCAGATGTACACAAGCCAGAGTTGCCTGTCACACTGCTCGCGTACAATTTTCCATGTTAAATAAGCCTTAAATGGATTCAGAATATGACATTCTCCAGAATGGTATGAATAAAATGGGCTTACTTTAGTttgatgtttttattttttgatattgaTGTCGGTATGCTTCCAGTTAGCAGATTATCTGCCAAATTCCTGTCGAAGAAGGTACAGATCATTAGTATTTTTTTAGTTAGTCGAAACAATGGCACATATGTTGCGTAGAATGAATTAGAACTCACAATTCTTTAAGGTTAGGCAAGGTGCCAAGGTAATCAGGGATAACTCCGGTGAAGCTATTATTGTGCGCATCTCTGCATTATGAACAGATTCATATGAGTGATATGAAGGCAAGGAGCCAAGGTTTCCTTTTCTTATGGCGAGGCAAAGAGAGGCCTGTAAATGAAAATGAAACTCACATTGTTTTGAGACCAGTCATGGCACTTAAATCTGGAAGTAACCCTGTCAGACCAGAACTATCAAGATACCTGTTAATCAAGTTTCATGTTGGTAAATAAACTGGTGTATGGAGAATGGCCAACAGAATAATGATTTCATTTCGTAAGGAAAAGGAATATTATTTACAGTGCTGTTACACGAGGTGTGGCATCATCACTGCATTCGAGCCAGCCCCAAGCAAACGATGCTGGAAGACAAGGATCACTATAATCTGGTGCAGCACCAATTGCTTTTAAAAGCGAAGCCAAAGCTCCCACTAATTGAAACAAATAAGAAGCATATTATTAGACTTTTGCAGTAACAAgcttatatgtatttttatatgttaaaaTACTTACCATCATCAGCATCCGTTCCATTTGTTAGTTTGTCCTTGCTCAAATAGAAAAGTTCCATGGCATTGATGAGAGGCGGGAGCTCTGAACCTGTAGTAGCAACCAATGACAGTGTTGTGTTGGCAGAAACATCCACTGTAGCCGTCTGGTGATCTACGTCATTATAAGGCGGTACAATACTGGAACTGGAGTCCTCTTGATTGTCCACAGTAAACAGAAAGGATCTCTTTTTGGTCACCTCAGTTGGTTCAGAAAAGTACATGCTTATGTACACAGAAGCACCATTAGATGGAAAACCAGAAGCTAATATCAATCTATCAGACGTGCTTTCTGTTGTAATCGCGTTTTGCAGCACCTCTAAAGGGGGGCTATCTACTTTAAAATCAAGTGAAAGGTCTGTAAAGTTAATTATTCCATTCCCTAATACAGCAGGAGTCCAAATTCGATCATAATCAGTTGCCGACCTGAAAATGCAAGGAGATTTAGTTACTGCAGATGAAAAACAATTGCAACAAGTGGTGCACGTAGCTCCAAGAATTACATGGCAGAGTCTTAACAACACAGTTTTCAACATGGCCTACTTTAGACAGCAAATTAGCAAGAGCAGTACCTGATAACAGCATCTGCACCATAAGCAACCCTACTCTGCAAAAGCAAAGCATAACTAGAATCTGCACTCCTGTAAACATCTGAATCCATGCTATGAACGGAAAGAGCTGATATGAAAGGAAACTGATCCTTCTCTGTTTGTCCTACGCACACACTTATAACATCGCTTCTCACAACATATGTGAGTTCATACGTCACAACTTCATCGTTTGAAGTCTCAACTGTGGTCCAGAAATTTCCATCAAACATAAGATCAAATGTAGGTGGAGAGGACTTCTGATCATAATTCCCATAATTAAAGCTTGCACGAACAAAAACCCTTTCACCATTATTCACAGTAAAGTAATAACAGTTCTTGATCCCAGTAGTGAATACTCTGAGAGTGTCCAGTATAGGATCAGAATCTGCATTGCTAGATTGCACGGTCTGAGAGACCCCATCCTGCGTTAATAACAAGTCTCCTTGCCATATGTTACCATATGCATCAGTGTTCCCCAACACAGAACCACAATCAACGTAAATCTTAACTACAAGCAATAGCAAAAACACGATCATTAGCACACTGAAAGCTACATACCAACAGTTAAATAAACATGCAACAGGTGAAACCATGCAAATGCTAAACATACTCACCATCATCACTCTTGGATAAATTGCAGAGAGCTAATAACAGAAGTAGTATGAGAAGTTTGGCCATAATATGTGATCAATGACAAATGATCAGAGTCTGTGAGTATGGTATCAACATTGCAGATAAGGCCATTTTATAAAAGAGGAGTCATTTGACTTGTTCTATTAACAGCTCAAGATTGCTGGAGTTCATGAACTAACCAGGCCTCAATTCCCATCACTTGTCTAATATAATTGTAAATTTATTCACAAGTTTACTTTGACATATTTGGCATTATTCTTTACAGAGAGAAGATACTGTGGGATTGCACTAGCAAGAAAGTCAAAATAAAAGGCTGTTAGTCTAATGAGAGCCCATAGGCAATAT of the Daucus carota subsp. sativus chromosome 4, DH1 v3.0, whole genome shotgun sequence genome contains:
- the LOC108217992 gene encoding uncharacterized protein At1g24485 → MAKLLILLLLLALCNLSKSDDVKIYVDCGSVLGNTDAYGNIWQGDLLLTQDGVSQTVQSSNADSDPILDTLRVFTTGIKNCYYFTVNNGERVFVRASFNYGNYDQKSSPPTFDLMFDGNFWTTVETSNDEVVTYELTYVVRSDVISVCVGQTEKDQFPFISALSVHSMDSDVYRSADSSYALLLQSRVAYGADAVIRSATDYDRIWTPAVLGNGIINFTDLSLDFKVDSPPLEVLQNAITTESTSDRLILASGFPSNGASVYISMYFSEPTEVTKKRSFLFTVDNQEDSSSSIVPPYNDVDHQTATVDVSANTTLSLVATTGSELPPLINAMELFYLSKDKLTNGTDADDVGALASLLKAIGAAPDYSDPCLPASFAWGWLECSDDATPRVTALYLDSSGLTGLLPDLSAMTGLKTIDAHNNSFTGVIPDYLGTLPNLKELNLADNLLTGSIPTSISKNKNIKLNVTGNSGLCTSGKCDDATTTTTPSTPGFPTIEGYSPSTGKKKNKKTPVILGTTIPSGLLASAIISFLAWVRHKRKKTSVASTDHAASGHVGGGKIGEAVMDEIKVNIENEVVDEVSDGINQQFSNAT